From Humisphaera borealis, the proteins below share one genomic window:
- a CDS encoding tetratricopeptide repeat protein translates to MNLPSYRSISRVASVGLLCASAAFAGLSAGCGEIVTYAGEARQQGIKLYNEGHYAEAAGSFNSAIKQRPQDYESYYYLGRTHEAMGAFHQAVKDYRTTLTMMDNSLKGPTDTEFRLKTLDGLASAISAGKDATLEQAAFVKTSGPATGEDFWVIAKVRKLDGDIDSALVEYAKAAKMDPENQPLAKEFGLYLAKLNQRTLASAELRRAYAINYRKRLADDPQVNEGLRALGIIPGPSLADERDLHQPILPVGPLPEVKVQIGKEAAKAE, encoded by the coding sequence GTGAATTTGCCTTCCTACCGTTCGATTTCCCGTGTTGCCAGTGTTGGTTTGCTTTGTGCGTCGGCCGCTTTCGCCGGGTTGTCGGCCGGCTGCGGCGAGATCGTCACGTACGCCGGCGAGGCCCGCCAGCAGGGCATCAAGCTGTACAACGAGGGGCACTACGCCGAGGCTGCCGGCTCGTTCAACAGCGCTATCAAGCAGCGTCCGCAGGATTACGAATCGTACTACTACCTCGGCCGCACGCACGAGGCGATGGGCGCGTTCCACCAGGCGGTCAAGGACTACCGGACCACGCTGACGATGATGGACAACTCGCTCAAAGGGCCGACCGATACCGAGTTCCGGCTGAAGACGCTCGACGGCCTGGCCAGCGCGATTTCCGCCGGCAAGGACGCCACCCTCGAACAGGCCGCGTTTGTGAAGACCAGCGGCCCGGCGACGGGCGAGGACTTCTGGGTCATCGCGAAGGTCCGCAAGCTGGACGGCGACATTGACTCTGCCCTGGTCGAGTACGCCAAGGCCGCCAAGATGGACCCGGAGAACCAGCCGCTGGCCAAGGAGTTTGGCCTGTACCTGGCGAAGCTCAATCAGCGCACCCTCGCCTCGGCCGAGCTCCGCCGGGCGTATGCGATCAACTATCGCAAGCGATTGGCCGATGACCCGCAGGTGAATGAAGGGCTGCGGGCACTGGGCATCATCCCCGGACCCAGCCTGGCCGATGAGCGCGATCTGCATCAGCCGATTCTTCCGGTCGGGCCGCTGCCCGAGGTGAAGGTTCAGATCGGCAAGGAAGCCGCCAAGGCTGAGTAG
- the nuoF gene encoding NADH-quinone oxidoreductase subunit NuoF, translating to MAFTEPVLLKRISDDPSKRHTVWYDEYVATGGYAQLRRALEMSADDIIKIVMESGLRGRGGAGFSAGQKWSFIPKEKKGPHYLAVNADESEPGTFKDRYLMDYDPHGMLEGIAIAAKATQCDAAYIFIRGEYHKSAKILEKALAEAYEKGVFGQQGMFGSGYKLECYVHRGAGAYICGEETGLLEALEGKRGWPRNKPPFPAIAGAFGKPTVINNVETLQCIPFILERGPAWFKSMGTPSSPGPKLYGMSGHVNRPGVYENELGITLQQSIDMAGGMKGGKHKGTICGGISMGVLGPDQLDIKLDFDDVRFRGGCLGLGTAGMIVMNEHTDMVKALRNCVRFYAHESCGQCTPCREGSGWMKKILDRIVDGMGRAKDLEMLMELEKTMGIMPGTTICGLADGTAWATRTFINKYYEEFAAKCPEAIEATVPVKISRGRLNVLTPMGSNTR from the coding sequence ATGGCTTTCACAGAACCCGTCCTCCTCAAGCGCATCTCCGACGATCCCTCCAAGCGGCATACCGTCTGGTACGACGAATACGTCGCGACCGGCGGCTACGCACAGTTGCGCCGCGCGCTGGAGATGTCGGCCGACGACATCATCAAGATCGTCATGGAATCCGGCCTGCGCGGTCGCGGCGGCGCGGGATTCAGCGCCGGGCAGAAGTGGTCCTTCATCCCGAAGGAAAAGAAGGGCCCGCACTACCTCGCCGTCAACGCCGACGAGAGCGAACCGGGCACCTTCAAAGACCGCTACCTGATGGATTACGACCCGCACGGCATGCTGGAAGGCATCGCCATCGCCGCCAAGGCGACTCAGTGCGACGCCGCGTACATCTTCATTCGCGGCGAGTACCACAAGTCCGCCAAGATCCTCGAAAAGGCGCTCGCCGAGGCCTATGAGAAGGGCGTCTTCGGGCAGCAGGGGATGTTCGGCTCGGGCTACAAGCTCGAGTGCTACGTCCACCGTGGCGCGGGTGCTTACATCTGCGGTGAAGAGACGGGCTTGCTCGAAGCCCTCGAAGGCAAGCGTGGCTGGCCCCGCAACAAGCCGCCGTTCCCGGCGATCGCCGGCGCGTTCGGCAAGCCGACGGTCATTAACAACGTCGAAACGCTCCAGTGCATCCCGTTCATCCTCGAGCGCGGTCCGGCCTGGTTTAAGTCCATGGGTACGCCCAGCTCCCCCGGCCCAAAGCTCTACGGCATGAGCGGACATGTGAACCGTCCCGGCGTGTACGAAAACGAGCTGGGCATCACGCTCCAACAGTCGATCGACATGGCCGGTGGTATGAAGGGCGGCAAGCACAAGGGCACCATCTGCGGCGGCATCAGCATGGGCGTGCTCGGGCCCGATCAGCTCGACATCAAGCTCGATTTCGATGACGTCCGCTTTCGCGGCGGCTGCCTGGGCCTCGGTACGGCGGGCATGATTGTCATGAACGAGCACACCGACATGGTGAAGGCGCTACGCAACTGCGTGCGGTTCTACGCCCACGAAAGCTGCGGCCAGTGCACGCCCTGCCGCGAAGGCAGCGGCTGGATGAAGAAGATCCTCGACCGTATCGTCGACGGCATGGGCCGTGCGAAGGATCTTGAGATGCTGATGGAGCTCGAGAAGACGATGGGCATCATGCCCGGCACCACGATCTGCGGTTTGGCCGATGGGACCGCCTGGGCGACGCGGACGTTCATCAACAAGTACTACGAAGAGTTCGCCGCCAAATGCCCCGAAGCAATCGAGGCGACGGTCCCGGTAAAGATCTCCCGCGGCCGGCTGAACGTGCTGACGCCGATGGGGAGTAACACGCGGTGA
- a CDS encoding ABC transporter ATP-binding protein — MTDPVIQLKGVGVQRSGRWILRDINWEIPAGACVAILGPNGSGKSTLTRILAGHLWPTAGDVRVLDGHFGESSLPELRKRIRLVQAAGPYDVDAELTCLEVVLTGFFSTIGLYEVVTPSMREKAEGMLRHVGLSHVADHVYATLSSGERVRALIARALVVRPRLLLLDEPTAGLDLLAREQVLATVQRMFEAGAGQPPPTTVMITHHVEELPPATSQILVLSDGRPAMLGSPEQVIRPEVLSAVYRCPVQVRRSGERWYLEVHPDAWEGLLNR, encoded by the coding sequence ATGACTGATCCGGTGATTCAACTCAAGGGTGTCGGCGTTCAGCGAAGCGGCCGATGGATTCTTCGCGATATCAACTGGGAGATACCCGCCGGCGCGTGTGTCGCCATCCTCGGTCCCAACGGCTCCGGCAAAAGCACGCTGACGCGCATTCTCGCGGGCCATCTCTGGCCGACGGCAGGGGATGTGCGGGTGCTCGACGGGCACTTCGGCGAGTCGTCTCTCCCCGAGCTCCGCAAGCGCATCCGCCTGGTTCAGGCCGCCGGCCCCTATGACGTAGACGCCGAGCTCACCTGCCTGGAAGTCGTGCTGACCGGTTTCTTCAGCACCATCGGACTCTATGAGGTTGTTACCCCGTCAATGCGCGAGAAGGCCGAGGGAATGCTTCGGCACGTCGGCCTGTCACACGTCGCCGACCATGTCTACGCGACACTCAGCAGTGGCGAGCGTGTCCGGGCCCTGATCGCGCGGGCGCTGGTCGTCCGCCCCAGGCTGCTCCTCCTGGATGAACCCACCGCGGGTCTGGATCTGCTGGCCCGCGAGCAGGTACTGGCGACGGTTCAGCGGATGTTCGAAGCAGGCGCGGGGCAGCCACCGCCGACGACGGTCATGATCACGCACCACGTCGAGGAACTTCCGCCGGCGACGAGCCAGATCCTGGTGCTGTCCGACGGACGCCCCGCAATGCTGGGTTCGCCCGAGCAGGTCATTCGGCCGGAGGTGCTCTCGGCAGTCTATCGATGTCCGGTGCAGGTGAGGCGATCCGGCGAAAGGTGGTATCTCGAGGTGCATCCCGATGCGTGGGAAGGACTTCTGAATCGCTAA
- a CDS encoding polyprenyl synthetase family protein produces MQHLETRLDHVVGRVLCDDDGDVPGSVRRPMVELMRQFVLEGGKRIRPQLCLWSYRHASGNGENPDVPPAIASDVACAWELFHTFLLCHDDIIDGADRRRGRPTLHHRLASLDGGSMIFGANLGIVAGDLLFVGSMRLLHELDLESAKPALSAKSYQRLLRLFSRVACETGFGQAIDIVQSHVPLGDVDEAVVLKGYDWKTAAYTFEGPMLSGAILAGLDEPALAAVSRFAMAIGQAYQLHNDLLDLRSEAHEGSDLVQGKRTPTLLRARLATPEDRRVGFDQRVEQIKDAGVHAVAMAEAFRQELLGSGAVRSTQSAIEALLADAAAATADPALPPRFSSAMSGLLAAMAAKYFAPVLI; encoded by the coding sequence ATGCAACATCTCGAAACCCGGCTCGACCACGTGGTCGGGCGGGTGCTCTGCGATGATGACGGCGATGTGCCCGGCAGCGTCCGCAGGCCGATGGTCGAATTGATGCGCCAGTTCGTCCTGGAAGGGGGCAAGCGCATTCGGCCGCAACTGTGCCTCTGGTCCTATCGTCATGCGAGCGGAAATGGCGAGAATCCGGACGTGCCGCCGGCGATCGCTTCAGATGTCGCCTGCGCCTGGGAGTTGTTCCATACCTTCCTTCTTTGTCACGACGACATTATCGATGGGGCCGATCGCCGCCGGGGCCGGCCGACGCTGCACCATCGTCTGGCGTCGCTTGACGGCGGGAGCATGATCTTCGGTGCCAACCTCGGCATTGTCGCCGGCGATCTGCTGTTTGTCGGCTCAATGCGTCTGCTGCACGAACTGGATCTGGAATCCGCTAAACCTGCTCTTTCGGCCAAGTCATACCAGCGACTACTGCGGCTTTTTTCACGAGTGGCGTGCGAAACAGGATTCGGCCAGGCGATCGACATCGTGCAGTCGCACGTCCCGCTCGGCGATGTGGACGAAGCAGTCGTCCTCAAAGGCTACGACTGGAAAACCGCCGCCTACACGTTTGAAGGGCCGATGCTCAGCGGCGCGATTCTGGCCGGGCTCGACGAGCCGGCGTTGGCGGCCGTTTCGCGGTTCGCGATGGCGATCGGTCAGGCCTACCAGCTTCACAACGACCTCCTGGACTTGCGTTCCGAGGCCCACGAAGGCTCTGACCTTGTCCAGGGCAAGCGCACGCCCACGCTCCTGCGGGCCCGACTGGCGACCCCCGAAGATCGCCGGGTTGGCTTCGACCAGCGCGTCGAACAGATTAAGGATGCCGGCGTACACGCCGTTGCGATGGCCGAGGCCTTTCGCCAGGAACTCCTCGGCAGTGGGGCGGTGCGATCCACGCAATCCGCGATTGAAGCCCTATTGGCCGATGCCGCGGCAGCCACCGCGGACCCGGCTTTGCCGCCGAGGTTCAGCTCTGCGATGTCCGGACTCCTGGCGGCGATGGCGGCAAAGTACTTTGCGCCGGTGCTGATCTAG
- a CDS encoding bis(5'-nucleosyl)-tetraphosphatase — protein MPATTERSAGFILFHRKSEGADGEVRYLLLDYGGHWDFAKGHVEPGESDMQAALRELAEETHIRQVAAVPGFAREISYFFRHRKRGLVQKSVVFFLAESATDQVILSDEHVGHDWLLAAEALHRVTYANARAVLRDADAFLRRED, from the coding sequence ATGCCCGCGACGACCGAACGCAGCGCCGGGTTCATCCTGTTTCACCGAAAGTCGGAGGGCGCCGATGGCGAGGTTCGCTACCTGCTGCTCGACTACGGCGGGCATTGGGATTTTGCCAAGGGTCACGTCGAGCCGGGCGAATCGGACATGCAGGCCGCCCTTCGGGAGCTGGCGGAAGAAACGCACATCCGCCAGGTGGCGGCGGTGCCCGGATTCGCCAGGGAGATCAGCTACTTTTTCCGGCATCGCAAGCGGGGACTGGTTCAAAAATCGGTCGTTTTCTTCCTTGCCGAGAGCGCGACCGATCAGGTCATATTGAGTGACGAGCATGTTGGTCACGACTGGCTTCTCGCCGCCGAGGCACTGCATAGGGTAACCTATGCCAACGCGCGGGCGGTGCTGCGGGATGCCGATGCGTTTCTGAGGCGGGAGGATTAG
- a CDS encoding signal peptidase II gives MSRSDLGNFRSAPALLAFGMTFILGLGADLWTKELAFQQLAPYGVIHNTSVTPSRHQVDHGPNNNPIIVPVAEGWLHFMAMVNEGAVFGIGQGQRWLFVTVSVLAIGFISYLFATSGNHRFYQFVLGMLLAGVIGNMYDRITFGYVRDMIYALPGRTWPGTSREIFPWIFNVADMLLCVGVGLIFVYTLRGAPSTRDRKGEEAKVESAA, from the coding sequence ATGAGCCGTTCCGATCTTGGTAACTTTCGCTCCGCCCCGGCATTGCTCGCCTTCGGAATGACTTTCATTCTGGGGCTGGGCGCCGACCTGTGGACAAAGGAACTGGCGTTTCAGCAGTTGGCACCCTACGGGGTCATTCACAATACGTCCGTCACGCCGTCGCGGCATCAGGTCGATCACGGTCCCAACAACAACCCAATCATCGTGCCTGTCGCTGAGGGTTGGCTTCACTTCATGGCGATGGTGAACGAGGGTGCGGTCTTTGGCATCGGCCAGGGGCAACGGTGGCTTTTCGTAACCGTTTCCGTGCTGGCGATCGGCTTCATCAGCTACCTGTTCGCGACGAGCGGAAATCATCGGTTCTACCAGTTTGTGCTCGGAATGCTGTTAGCCGGCGTCATCGGCAACATGTACGACCGCATCACCTTCGGCTACGTGCGGGACATGATCTATGCGCTTCCCGGCCGAACCTGGCCTGGCACGAGCCGCGAGATATTCCCATGGATCTTTAACGTCGCCGACATGCTGTTGTGCGTTGGCGTCGGCCTGATCTTCGTCTATACCCTGCGCGGCGCGCCCAGCACCCGCGATCGCAAGGGCGAAGAGGCGAAGGTCGAGTCAGCCGCTTAG
- a CDS encoding TraR/DksA family transcriptional regulator — MKPAKSAKPVAAKAANGKQVPVKAAPAKTVPVKAVPAKPAAAKSAPSKSGPVKPAAAAPASAKSVVAKPAAVKAAPQAPQAAAKPVAADKPAGDKPVAKAPAKSAAKAKMVMPPVKTIILPARPAGSPPVVVKPPVAAPAAVKSKDKTPRIETKPEPFRPMNILEQANSSGDSKPKKNQAGLSVKELEFFRDLLLAKRRELVGDMSSMEREALQSGDSGLSTLPIHMADMGTDNYEQEFTLGLVEKDRVLLREINHALAKVQNGSYGVCEGNGKPISKVRLEAQPWARFSIEFARLQEKGPIRR; from the coding sequence GTGAAACCCGCGAAGAGTGCCAAGCCTGTTGCGGCCAAGGCGGCTAACGGCAAGCAGGTCCCGGTGAAGGCTGCCCCGGCGAAGACTGTCCCGGTGAAGGCTGTCCCGGCAAAGCCGGCGGCGGCGAAGTCGGCCCCTTCGAAATCGGGTCCTGTGAAGCCCGCAGCAGCCGCCCCGGCGTCCGCCAAATCCGTCGTTGCAAAACCCGCTGCCGTCAAGGCCGCGCCGCAAGCCCCGCAGGCGGCAGCGAAGCCCGTCGCAGCCGACAAGCCGGCCGGCGATAAGCCCGTCGCCAAGGCACCGGCCAAGTCTGCCGCCAAGGCCAAGATGGTGATGCCTCCGGTCAAGACGATCATTCTGCCGGCCCGGCCCGCCGGTTCGCCGCCTGTGGTGGTCAAGCCCCCGGTCGCAGCACCCGCGGCCGTCAAGTCCAAGGACAAGACCCCCCGGATCGAAACCAAGCCTGAACCGTTCCGCCCGATGAACATTCTCGAGCAGGCCAACAGTTCAGGCGACAGCAAGCCCAAAAAGAACCAGGCGGGTCTGAGCGTCAAGGAACTGGAGTTCTTCCGCGATCTGCTGCTGGCCAAGCGGCGCGAACTCGTCGGCGATATGAGCTCGATGGAACGCGAAGCGCTGCAGTCCGGCGATTCGGGCTTGTCCACCCTGCCGATTCACATGGCCGACATGGGCACCGACAACTACGAGCAGGAGTTTACGCTCGGCCTGGTCGAGAAGGACCGCGTTCTTCTCCGCGAGATCAACCACGCCCTGGCCAAAGTGCAGAACGGCAGCTACGGCGTTTGTGAGGGCAATGGCAAGCCCATCAGCAAGGTCCGCCTCGAGGCCCAACCCTGGGCCCGTTTCTCGATCGAGTTTGCCCGTCTTCAGGAGAAGGGGCCGATCCGGCGATAG
- the pheT gene encoding phenylalanine--tRNA ligase subunit beta → MKIALKWLADYLPGPLDAQAAADALTHGGLPVEVIETVADDTVIDVEVTSNRGDCLSHVGVARELAALLNRPFKDVMPACAEIAAPASAEVAVRIEAADLCPHYTARLIKGVKIGPSPAWMQKRLEAIGLRSINNVVDVTNYVMFELGQPLHAFDYDVACGGTGGKQIVVRRATAGEKLTTIDGKEATLQPDYLAICNATTPIALAGVMGGLHSEVSAKTVNILLESARFDPLAVRKAARAIVRSDSSYRFERGIDPLLPEKASLRAAQLIVETAGGQLLSGVVSAGATGHTPKNLTLRLARLKQVLGVEFPVEQVMEALSRLGLAPVLSASKAEVAVIVPSYRLDINIEVDLVEEVARIIGYDKVPVRDEISLRIAPPDPKARSIEIIRDAMVAGGYFEAVTVGFVADNLATDFLPPDADKSNPLPKASVVTRKENAALRPSILPGLLESLRRNENAGVRDARLFEIGSAFHYATGGKLVEQQKLGLVGSTDLREVRGVVEAILGKLDANREVKVVPEPRAGYGRGASGRVEWGGKAIGHLGKLDKAVADKLGLRERPCIAELEVLPLLAGAQHVPQLKPLPQFPPAERDLSLVVSESVRYEAVESLVKAVNPPNLESASFVTTYRGKPLEKGTKSVTLKLIFRSPTGTLTSDQVEQAVSAVVEKAKAELGATLRV, encoded by the coding sequence ATGAAAATCGCTCTCAAGTGGCTCGCCGACTACCTTCCCGGTCCGCTGGACGCTCAGGCCGCGGCCGATGCGCTCACTCATGGCGGCCTGCCGGTTGAAGTCATCGAAACCGTCGCCGACGACACCGTCATCGACGTCGAGGTCACCAGCAACCGCGGCGATTGCCTGAGCCATGTCGGCGTGGCCCGCGAATTGGCCGCGCTACTGAACCGTCCGTTCAAGGACGTCATGCCCGCCTGCGCCGAAATTGCCGCCCCCGCGTCGGCCGAAGTCGCCGTCCGCATCGAAGCGGCCGACCTTTGTCCCCACTACACCGCCAGACTGATCAAAGGCGTGAAGATCGGCCCGAGCCCCGCCTGGATGCAAAAGCGGCTCGAGGCGATCGGCCTTCGGTCGATCAACAACGTGGTCGATGTGACCAACTACGTCATGTTCGAGCTCGGCCAGCCGCTGCACGCGTTCGACTACGACGTCGCCTGCGGCGGGACCGGCGGCAAGCAGATCGTCGTCCGTCGGGCGACCGCCGGTGAGAAGCTCACCACCATCGACGGCAAGGAAGCGACGCTTCAACCCGACTATCTGGCGATCTGTAACGCGACGACGCCGATCGCGCTCGCCGGCGTCATGGGCGGACTGCACTCGGAGGTGTCGGCAAAGACCGTCAACATCCTGCTGGAATCGGCAAGGTTTGATCCGCTCGCCGTCCGCAAGGCGGCACGGGCAATCGTGCGGTCCGATTCGTCGTACCGCTTCGAGCGCGGCATCGACCCCCTGCTGCCGGAAAAGGCCAGCCTGCGGGCGGCGCAGCTCATCGTCGAAACGGCCGGCGGGCAACTGCTGTCGGGCGTGGTATCGGCGGGCGCGACAGGGCATACACCGAAGAATCTCACCCTTCGGCTGGCGCGGCTGAAGCAGGTGCTGGGCGTAGAGTTCCCGGTCGAACAGGTGATGGAGGCACTGTCGCGGCTCGGCCTTGCTCCGGTGCTGTCGGCGTCAAAAGCAGAGGTCGCCGTCATCGTGCCGAGCTATCGGCTCGACATCAATATTGAAGTCGACCTCGTCGAGGAAGTCGCCCGAATCATCGGCTACGACAAGGTGCCGGTACGGGACGAGATCAGCCTCCGTATTGCCCCACCCGACCCCAAGGCACGGTCGATCGAGATCATCCGCGACGCGATGGTGGCCGGCGGATACTTCGAGGCGGTCACGGTCGGCTTCGTCGCCGACAACCTGGCGACCGACTTCCTGCCGCCCGACGCGGACAAGTCCAACCCCTTGCCGAAGGCTTCGGTCGTCACGCGCAAAGAGAACGCCGCGCTGCGTCCAAGCATTCTGCCGGGATTGCTCGAATCCCTCCGCCGCAACGAGAACGCCGGCGTTCGCGACGCCAGGCTGTTCGAGATCGGATCGGCGTTCCACTACGCGACGGGCGGCAAACTCGTCGAGCAGCAGAAGCTCGGTCTCGTCGGCTCGACCGACCTGCGCGAAGTGCGCGGCGTGGTCGAAGCGATCCTGGGCAAGCTCGACGCCAATCGTGAAGTGAAGGTCGTCCCCGAACCCCGCGCCGGCTACGGCCGGGGCGCCAGCGGGCGAGTCGAATGGGGCGGCAAGGCGATCGGCCATTTGGGCAAGCTCGACAAGGCGGTCGCCGACAAGCTCGGCCTGCGCGAACGCCCCTGCATCGCCGAGCTCGAAGTGCTGCCGCTGCTCGCCGGCGCGCAGCACGTGCCGCAGCTCAAGCCACTGCCGCAGTTCCCGCCGGCGGAGCGTGATTTGTCGCTGGTGGTTTCAGAGTCGGTTCGCTACGAAGCGGTCGAGTCGCTCGTGAAGGCGGTCAACCCGCCGAACCTGGAGTCGGCCAGCTTCGTCACCACGTACCGCGGCAAGCCGCTGGAGAAGGGGACCAAGAGCGTGACGCTGAAGCTGATCTTCCGCTCGCCGACGGGAACACTGACCAGCGATCAGGTGGAGCAGGCGGTGAGCGCGGTAGTGGAGAAGGCCAAGGCGGAGCTAGGGGCGACACTGCGGGTGTAG
- a CDS encoding alpha/beta hydrolase family protein has translation MPRLLVVSLVFAIGAMVAAAEPPKGWSPGVTEVLYRSDADNTDQPALWYSPATADAVPLLVCLHTWSSNYLTPEKFYADWCIDKGWAMVRPNFRGPNSTPAALGSELAVKDVIAAVAWAKTQRKIDPDRIYLIGGSGGGHMSLQMAGRAPELWAGVSAWCPISDVARWHADSKRIGNKYWQMMEKACGGAPGTSPEIDTQYKHRSPLTHLPAAKGLNLTISTGIEDGHKGSVPVGHTLRAFNAVAADADKVSDADIAAMEAKPVMPATLLQTIVDPTYGENKPLFRRVSGNAQVTIFQGGHNILPEAGLMWLEKQRKGKPAVWEVGAGKSASKATIAP, from the coding sequence ATGCCGCGACTTCTCGTTGTTTCGCTGGTTTTCGCGATCGGTGCGATGGTTGCCGCCGCCGAGCCGCCTAAGGGTTGGTCGCCGGGCGTGACGGAGGTGCTATACCGTTCCGACGCCGACAACACCGACCAGCCGGCTCTATGGTATTCGCCGGCGACGGCCGATGCGGTGCCGCTGCTGGTTTGCCTGCACACCTGGAGCAGCAACTACCTGACGCCGGAAAAGTTCTACGCCGACTGGTGTATCGACAAGGGATGGGCGATGGTTCGCCCCAACTTCCGCGGCCCCAACAGCACACCGGCCGCGCTGGGCTCGGAACTGGCGGTGAAGGACGTCATTGCAGCCGTCGCCTGGGCAAAAACGCAGCGGAAGATCGACCCTGATCGCATTTACCTGATAGGCGGCAGTGGCGGGGGACATATGTCATTGCAGATGGCCGGCCGAGCACCGGAACTCTGGGCGGGCGTGTCGGCGTGGTGTCCGATCTCCGACGTCGCCCGCTGGCATGCCGACAGCAAGCGGATCGGGAACAAGTACTGGCAGATGATGGAGAAAGCCTGTGGCGGGGCACCGGGCACGTCGCCCGAAATCGACACCCAGTACAAACATCGCTCGCCGCTCACACATCTTCCGGCAGCGAAGGGTCTCAACCTCACGATCAGTACGGGGATCGAGGACGGCCACAAGGGAAGCGTGCCGGTCGGACACACGCTCCGCGCGTTCAACGCCGTCGCCGCCGATGCCGACAAGGTGTCCGATGCTGACATCGCCGCGATGGAAGCCAAGCCGGTTATGCCGGCGACGCTGCTGCAGACGATCGTCGATCCGACCTATGGCGAGAACAAGCCGTTGTTCCGCCGGGTGAGCGGCAACGCGCAGGTGACGATCTTCCAGGGCGGCCACAACATTCTCCCCGAGGCGGGACTGATGTGGCTCGAAAAGCAGCGAAAGGGAAAGCCTGCGGTGTGGGAGGTCGGTGCGGGGAAGTCGGCGTCGAAGGCGACGATCGCGCCCTAG
- a CDS encoding UvrB/UvrC motif-containing protein, translating into MKCENCNKTATVHLTEIKGGKKYEKHLCEQCAAAAEGLPVKSHMPINELLTNFVMAHSGLPAKEQSLTCEHCGITWAEFRQNGLLGCPNDYVAFEKELTPLLARAHDGATHHVGKQPTRRGGSGVPMKRHVDIARLRKDLQKAIEAEDYEKAAKLRDQIKEAEG; encoded by the coding sequence ATGAAATGTGAAAACTGCAACAAGACCGCCACCGTTCATCTCACCGAAATCAAAGGCGGCAAGAAGTACGAAAAGCACTTGTGCGAGCAGTGCGCCGCCGCCGCCGAAGGGTTGCCGGTCAAGAGCCACATGCCGATCAATGAGCTGCTGACGAACTTCGTCATGGCCCACTCGGGCCTGCCGGCGAAGGAGCAGTCGCTCACCTGTGAGCACTGCGGCATTACTTGGGCCGAGTTCCGCCAGAACGGTCTCCTCGGTTGCCCCAACGATTATGTCGCGTTCGAGAAGGAGCTGACGCCTTTGCTGGCTCGCGCCCACGACGGTGCGACGCACCACGTCGGCAAACAGCCGACCCGGCGAGGCGGATCGGGCGTGCCGATGAAACGCCACGTCGATATCGCCCGGCTCCGCAAAGACCTCCAGAAGGCAATCGAAGCCGAAGATTATGAGAAAGCCGCGAAGCTTCGGGACCAGATCAAAGAGGCAGAAGGATAG
- a CDS encoding protein arginine kinase, whose product MKLSDLTQHAGEWLRGSGPRSEVVISSRIRLARNVAGFNFLSRCTRHQRQVLEQKVRQTILDASLAPQTLYVDLEQAPEVDRQLLVERHLISKPHAAAEGARGVAIGKDETVSIMVNEEDHLRIQVLRSGLQLQEAWDQINKVDDQLESKLDFSFNPRFGYLTACPTNVGTGIRVSVMLHLPALKLTGEIEKVFRAAKDLKLAVRGLYGEGTEATGDFYQISNQSTLGRSEDEIIEDFGDSIIPKIIDYEHHARKTLISEKGVALDDKVSRALGLLRSARLMATDETLLLLSHLRMGVHMGRVKDVDLGTINELFLLTQPAHLQKIQGKKLEGDVRRAARADYIRARLNGH is encoded by the coding sequence ATGAAACTCAGCGATCTCACCCAGCACGCAGGCGAATGGCTCCGAGGCAGCGGGCCTCGAAGTGAAGTGGTGATTTCCTCGCGCATCCGCCTCGCGCGGAATGTGGCGGGTTTCAACTTCCTGTCGCGTTGCACGCGCCACCAGCGCCAAGTCCTGGAACAGAAGGTCCGCCAGACGATCCTCGACGCCAGCCTCGCCCCGCAGACGCTGTATGTCGATCTCGAACAAGCTCCGGAAGTCGACCGCCAGCTCCTCGTCGAACGCCATCTCATCAGCAAGCCGCACGCAGCCGCCGAAGGCGCACGCGGCGTGGCGATCGGCAAGGACGAGACCGTTTCGATCATGGTCAACGAGGAAGACCACCTCCGCATCCAGGTGCTGCGGTCGGGACTTCAGCTTCAAGAGGCGTGGGACCAGATCAACAAGGTCGACGACCAGCTCGAATCCAAGCTCGACTTCTCTTTCAACCCGCGTTTCGGCTATCTGACGGCCTGCCCGACCAATGTCGGCACGGGTATTCGCGTCAGCGTGATGCTGCACCTGCCGGCCCTCAAGCTCACCGGCGAAATCGAAAAGGTGTTCCGGGCCGCCAAGGATCTGAAACTCGCCGTCCGCGGGCTCTACGGCGAAGGCACCGAAGCCACCGGCGACTTCTACCAGATCTCCAACCAGTCCACCCTAGGCCGAAGCGAAGACGAGATCATCGAAGACTTCGGCGACTCGATCATTCCCAAGATTATCGATTACGAGCACCACGCGCGCAAGACACTCATCAGCGAAAAGGGCGTGGCGCTGGACGACAAAGTCTCCCGCGCGTTAGGCCTGCTCCGCTCGGCCAGGCTGATGGCGACAGACGAGACATTGCTGCTGTTGAGCCATCTGCGGATGGGCGTTCACATGGGCCGGGTGAAAGACGTGGACCTCGGGACCATCAACGAGCTGTTCCTGCTGACCCAACCAGCCCATCTGCAGAAGATCCAGGGGAAGAAGCTCGAAGGGGATGTCCGCCGGGCGGCGCGGGCGGATTACATTCGAGCCCGGCTGAACGGGCACTGA